Part of the Microbacterium sp. Clip185 genome is shown below.
ACGCGGACCTCGCAGAGCTGTTCGCGATCGACCCGCAATCGTGGCTGGCGGAGGCGGAGCTGACGGAGGAATTCTTCGAGACCTTCGGCGACCGCATCCCCTCGGCTCTGCGCGCCGAGCTCGCCTCACTGCGCTACCGCCTCACGCGCGCCTGACCGCTCGCCCGGGGGCGCGGCTCCCGCCCGCGGGCGCGGGCCCGCGATCGAGAGACCCGAAACGCGGGCGTACCAGGCGTGGGCCCGCGTTTCGCGTCCCTCCAGCGGGGTGTTGGGGTGTTGGAGGGACGCGGGATGTCGCGCGGTGGCGCGATCGGCCGCGTTTCGGGTCCCTTAAGCGGGGGCGTCAGACCAGGAGCTGGTGCTTGGCGAGGTCGCGGTAGAGGGGCACCCCGGCGACGAGTTCGGAATGCGTTCCCGCGCCGACGACTCGGCCGTGGTCCATCACCACGATCAGGTCGCTGTCCACCACGGTCGACAGCCGGTGCGCGATCACGATGAGGGTGCGTCCCTCGGCGACGGCGTCGATCGCTTCCCGCATCCGCTGCTCGTTCAATCCGTCCAGCGACGAGGTCGATTCGTCCAGGAGCAGGATGGGGGGAGCCGCCAGAAGGGCGCGAGCGATCGCCAGACGCTGGCGTTCACCGCCGGAGAGCATCACGCCGCCCTCGCCCACGGGCGCGGCGAGTCCCTCGGGAGAGCGGTCCAGCACCTCGCCGAGGTTCACCGCGCGGAGCACCGCCTCGCACGCCTCGTCGCTCGCGTCGGGCGAGGCGAGGCGCAGGTTGTCGCCGAGGGTGCCCGCGAGGGTCGGGGCATCCTGCTCCACGTACCCGAGCTGAGCGCGCAGTTCTCCGCGATCGAGGGTTCGGATGTCGCGGCCGCCGAGCAGGATGGCTCCCGCCGTCGGGTCGTAGAAGCGCTCGATGAGGGCGAGAGTCGTGCTCTTTCCCGCGCCCGACGGGCCCACGAGTGCGACGCGGGAGCCCCGCGGCACGCGCAGTGAGACACCGCGCAGCACGTCGCCCTCTTCGTCAGCGACCGCCTCCAGCGCCGAGGTGTCCACGCGGGCCACCTCGAGGAGCGCACGCGCCTCCGCCTCGGTCTTGGCGCGGGCGGCGGCGACGGCCGCGGGGTAGCGGAAGTGCACGTCGCGGAACTCCACCGCGATGTCGGCGGCGTCCGCATCCGTCACCGGGGCCGCGTGGGCCGCGATCCGGGCGTCGTCCTGCGTCTCGGTCGGCAGGTCCAGAACCTCCTGGATGCGGCCGAGCGCACCCAACGCCTGGCTCACCGACGTGATCGCCCCGAAGAACGAGCCCAGCGGCTGCACGAGGAAGAAGAGGAACATCACGAAGGTCACGAGGCTCGCGATCGTGATCGCGCCCGAGGCGACGCGGAAACCGCCGACGCCGAGGACGACAAGCAGGGAGAGCTGCAGCGCGACCCCGGCGACCGGCACCACGAGGGCGGAGGCCTTCGCGACACGCACGCCGCTGCCGTACGCGCGCTGGGCCACGCCTTCGAGGCTCGCCTGCTCGCGGTCGCCGGCGCCGGCGGCGCGCACGGTGCGAATCGAGCCCACGGCGCGCTCCACGCCCGAGGCGAGCTCGCCCACCGTCTCCTGTTGTTCGCGGGTGGCGCGGCGGATGCGTCCGCTGAGCACGCCGACCACGGCGATGGAGGCGCCGATCACGACGAGGATCAGCAGGAGCAGCAGCGGATCGATCAGCAGCATCGCAATGACCGCGCCGACGAAGATCAGCACGTTGCCCACCGAGTCCGCGAGCCCCTGCGTGAGAACCGCGTAGAGCAGCGTCGTGTCGGTGCCCACCCGCGACACGAGGTCGCCGGTGCGCCGGGCGTCGAACTCGCGGATCGGCAGGTGCAGGATGCGGGCGATCAGGCGGCGGCGGCTGGAGAAGACGACCGCGGTGCCGGTGCGCTGCAGCAGGTAGTGCTGATACCCGGAGACCAGCGACGAGCCGACGACGAGCGCGACCAGGCCCCACACCAGCAGCCCGAGGGCCTCGTTCGCCTGCACGCGGGCGATCAGCTCGCCCACCAGCAGCGGCTGCGCGAGCGTCGTGATCGCGGCCACGATGCTGAGCACGGTGACCACCACGAGCACCCTCTTGTGCTCGAAGAGGAACGGCAGCAGCTGGCGCAGGCTGGCGCGCGGTCCGTCATCCTTCTTCAGGCGCGCGAACGGACTGCGGCGGGCGGGGGCGGGGCTGGACATGGGCGACCTCGATCGGCGGGATGTGCTCCCTCGACCGTACCTCCGCTTACCCGCCCCGGTCGCCGCCCCGGCGCACCACATCCGCCCCTCTCCCGCATCCGTCGCCCCCAGGACCGCGAGACTGCATCTATTGCACGAGATCACGGGGTTTACCCGTGATCTCGTGACGAAAGTGCAGTCTCGTGGAAGAGGGAACCGAGAGGATGCGGCGGGCTACAGCGACGCGGTCTCGCCGAGGCCGAGGTTCTCGTCGTAGTCGATGTCGCGGGTCTCCTTCGACAGGATCAGCGCGATGAGCGTCAGCACGGCCGACCCCGACAGGTACAGCCCCACGAGCCACGGCTGACCGCCGGCGGCGGCCCACAGTCCGAGTGCGATCGAGGGTGCGACGGCCGCGCCGA
Proteins encoded:
- a CDS encoding ABC transporter ATP-binding protein, which encodes MSSPAPARRSPFARLKKDDGPRASLRQLLPFLFEHKRVLVVVTVLSIVAAITTLAQPLLVGELIARVQANEALGLLVWGLVALVVGSSLVSGYQHYLLQRTGTAVVFSSRRRLIARILHLPIREFDARRTGDLVSRVGTDTTLLYAVLTQGLADSVGNVLIFVGAVIAMLLIDPLLLLLILVVIGASIAVVGVLSGRIRRATREQQETVGELASGVERAVGSIRTVRAAGAGDREQASLEGVAQRAYGSGVRVAKASALVVPVAGVALQLSLLVVLGVGGFRVASGAITIASLVTFVMFLFFLVQPLGSFFGAITSVSQALGALGRIQEVLDLPTETQDDARIAAHAAPVTDADAADIAVEFRDVHFRYPAAVAAARAKTEAEARALLEVARVDTSALEAVADEEGDVLRGVSLRVPRGSRVALVGPSGAGKSTTLALIERFYDPTAGAILLGGRDIRTLDRGELRAQLGYVEQDAPTLAGTLGDNLRLASPDASDEACEAVLRAVNLGEVLDRSPEGLAAPVGEGGVMLSGGERQRLAIARALLAAPPILLLDESTSSLDGLNEQRMREAIDAVAEGRTLIVIAHRLSTVVDSDLIVVMDHGRVVGAGTHSELVAGVPLYRDLAKHQLLV